The window AAAATGCCGAGGCCATCGACGGCACGCTGACCATCGCCTCCCGCCCCGGCCAGACCCGCATCGCCGTCGCGGCGCCGGCCAAACCACTCAAGGCGGACTAGCTGAGATTTTCACCGCGGAGACCGCAGAGAAGCAAAAGGCGAAGAATGGGTCCAACGTAACATCGCGGAGGGCTTTCATCGAAAAGAGACTCTGTGCTGGCAACTCTCTTTGCCAATGTGCAGTGATTCTTATCACTCTTATATCTCTGCGGTCTCTGCGATCTCCGCGGTGAAGCAATTAGGCCAGGTCCACGCGCCGGGGCAGATGCCCGTTTACTGCGCGGCTGGGGGCGGGTACTCTTGGCGCTTTATCGATCCTGGAGAGCGACGTGGATGCTTTGATCTTCGATTTTGACGGCGTGGTGGTCGACAGCGAACCGGTACACCTGGAGGCCTTCCGCCGCGTGTTACGCGACGTGGGGATCGACCTGTCCACCCGGGACTACTATGGCAAGTACCTCGGCTTCGACGACCATGACTGCTTCGCCGCCGTGGCCGCCGACAACGGGCGACGCATTTCTGAAAAGAAAATCGCCGAACTCACTGCCGCCAAGACCCGCATCGTCCAGTCGATCTTCGCCGGGACGATCCAGCCGCTGCCCGGGGCAGTGGACCTGATCCGATCTGCCGCGGCGGCCAAGCTGCCCCTGGCCGTCTGCTCGGGCGCCCTGCTGGACGAAATCAAACTCGCCGCCAAAACCATTGGCGTGCTGGACTGCTTCGACTTGATCGTCTCGGCCGAGATGGTCGCGGCCGGAAAGCCAGACCCCGAAGGCTACCTCCAGACCCTCCGCAAGCTTTCTGAAAAGCACAACCGCACGCTGCGCCCGCAGCACGTGGTGGTGATCGAGGAC is drawn from Planctomycetaceae bacterium and contains these coding sequences:
- a CDS encoding HAD family phosphatase, which translates into the protein MDALIFDFDGVVVDSEPVHLEAFRRVLRDVGIDLSTRDYYGKYLGFDDHDCFAAVAADNGRRISEKKIAELTAAKTRIVQSIFAGTIQPLPGAVDLIRSAAAAKLPLAVCSGALLDEIKLAAKTIGVLDCFDLIVSAEMVAAGKPDPEGYLQTLRKLSEKHNRTLRPQHVVVIEDSPAGIEAAQTAGNRTLAVATSYPQDRLTAADRVVARLSDITLAEVAALAS